From Rhea pennata isolate bPtePen1 chromosome 26, bPtePen1.pri, whole genome shotgun sequence, the proteins below share one genomic window:
- the HOXB13 gene encoding homeobox protein Hox-B13, producing MQPPEHRGPAGLEGLLTAGGFGGSQPRGLPPPPALGGPSPPPGLNPGYPAEEPAKPCLPGPAAPPGPAAPPGPAASAPLPYGYFGSGYYSCRVARSALKAGPPPGGFPADKYLDPPAGSEDFQSRPAELAFYPGYGAPYQPVASYLDVSVVPTLGAPGEARHETLLPVDSYHQPWALTSGWNSQMCCPKEQSQAGYLLKSAFADAAAQLPPDGCSFRRGRKKRVPYSKGQLKELEKEYASSKFITRDKRRKISAATNLTERQITIWFQNRRVKEKKVVSKIKSSSTS from the exons atGCAGCCGCCGGAGcaccgcggccccgcgggcctCGAGGGGCTCCTGACAGCCGGGGGCTTCGGCGGCAGCCAGCCCCGGGGCCTACCCCCCCCGCCGGCCCTAGGTGGCCCCTCGCCTCCCCCCGGGCTCAACCCCGGCTACCCGGCCGAGGAGCCGGCCAAGCCGTgcctccccggccccgccgccccgccgggccctgccgccccgccgggccccgccgcctccgcgccgctGCCCTACGGATACTTCGGCAGCGGCTACTACTCCTGCCGCGTCGCCCGCAGCGCCCTCAAAGCCGGGCCCCCCCCGGGCGGCTTCCCCGCCGACAAGTACCTGGACCCCCCCGCCGGCAGCGAGGACTTCCAGAGCCGACCCGCCGAGCTCGCTTTCTACCCCGGTTACGGGGCCCCGTACCAGCCTGTGGCCAGTTACCTGGACGTTTCAGTGGTTCCGACCTTAGGAGCCCCGGGGGAAGCCCGGCATGAGACTCTTTTGCCCGTGGACAGTTATCACCAGCCGTGGGCTCTGACCAGCGGCTGGAACAGCCAGATGTGCTGCCCCAaagagcagagccaggctggCTACCTCTTGAAATCTGCCTTTGCAG ATGCTGCCGCGCAGCTCCCCCCCGACGGCTGCTCCTTCCGCCGGGGCCGAAAGAAGAGGGTCCCTTACAGCAAGGggcagctgaaggagctggagaaggagTACGCCAGCAGCAAATTCATCACCAGGGACAAGAGGAGGAAGATTTCCGCCGCCACCAACCTCACGGAGAGGCAGATCACCATCTGGTTTCAGAACAGGAGggtgaaggagaagaaagtcgTCTCCAAaatcaaaagcagcagcacctcgTGA